Proteins encoded within one genomic window of Salmo trutta chromosome 11, fSalTru1.1, whole genome shotgun sequence:
- the LOC115202425 gene encoding sodium/potassium-transporting ATPase subunit alpha-1 has translation MGLVKGKDDYKLAATSEDDGKKKSEKQVKKAKEKTDMDDLKKEVDLDDHKLTLDELNRKYGTDLARGLSSVRAKEILLRDGPNTLTPPRTTPEWVKFCKQLFGGFCMLLWIGAVLCFTAHIIQVTSEEEPTNANLYLGLVLAVVVIITGCFSYYQEAKSSKIMDSFKNLVPQQALVVRDGEKKNINTEEVVVGDIVEVKGGDRIPADLRIISASGCKVDNSSLTGESEPQTRSPDFSNDNPLETRNIAFFSTNCVEGTARGIVINTGDHTIMGRIAALAMSLESGQTPLGIEIDHFIEIITGVSVFFGVTFLILSVILGYGWLPSIIFLIGIIVANVPEGLLATVTVCLTLTAKRMAKKNCLVKNLEAVETLGSTSTICSDKTGTLTQNRMTVAHMWFDNQIHDADTTENQSGTSFDKSSATWAALARVAGLCNRAVFLAEQNNVPILKRDVSGDASETALLKCIELCCGSVKDMREKYSKVVEIPFNSTNKYQLSIHENNTAGESNHLLVMKGAPERILDSCSTILLQGKEHPLDDEIKESFQKAYEALGGLGERVLGFCHFQLPDDQFPEGFDFDCEDVNFPTENLCFVGLMSMIDPPRAAVPDAVSKCRCAGIKVIMVTGDHPITAKAIAKGVGIISEGNETVEEIAARLKIPVSEVNPRDAKACVVHGGELKDMTVEELDDILKYHTEIVFARTSPQQKLIIVEGCQRQGAIVAVTGDGVNDSPALRKADIGVAMGIAGSDVSKQAADMILLDDNFASIVTGVEEGRLIFDNLKKSITYTLSSKIPEMTPFLLLLLANIPLALGTVTILCIDLGTDMIPAISLAYEQAENDIMKRQPRNPKTDRLVNERLISVAYGQFGVMLAAAGFFTYFVIMAENGFYPMDLLGIRLDWENQYINDLEDSYGQQWTYESRKIIEFTCHTAYFAAVVIAQWAVLIVCKTRKNSFFQQGLMKNRVLIFGLCSESALALFLSYCPGMDIAIRMYPLKPFWWVCAFPYTLLIFIYDEVRKYIMRRSPGGWVYQETYY, from the exons ATGGGGCTTGTA AAGGGGAAAGATGATTATAAACTGGCGGCGACCTCTGAGGACGATGGAAAGAAGAAGAGTGAAAAGCAGGTGAAGAAAGCGAAGGAAAAGACGGATATGGATGACCTGAAAAAGGAAGTTGACCTG GATGACCACAAGTTGACCTTGGATGAACTTAACAGGAAATACGGCACAGACTTAGCCAGG GGTCTATCCTCGGTTCGGGCTAAGGAGATCCTTCTTCGCGATGGCCCAAACACCCTGACTCCTCCCCGCACTACCCCTGAGTGGGTGAAGTTCTGCAAGCAGCTCTTTGGCGGGTTCTGCATGCTGCTGTGGATCGGAGCTGTGCTCTGCTTCACAGCCCACATTATCCAGGTCACCTCAGAGGAAGAGCCGACCAATGCTAAT TTGTACCTGGGTCTTGTGCTCGCTGTTGTCGTCATTATCACCGGTTGTTTCTCCTACTACCAAGAGGCCAAGAGCTCAAAGATCATGGACTCCTTCAAAAACCTGGTCCCGCAG CAAGCCCTGGTTGTCCGTGACGGTGAGAAGAAGAACATCAACACTGAAGAAGTGGTGGTTGGCGACATAGTGGAGGTGAAAGGAGGAGATAGGATACCAGCTGATTTGCGTATCATCTCTGCCAGCGGCTGCAAG GTGGACAACTCCTCCCTCACTGGTGAATCTGAGCCCCAAACTCGTAGTCCCGATTTTAGCAATGACAACCCCCTGGAAACCAGGAACATCGCCTTCTTCTCTACCAACTGTGTTGAAG GAACTGCCAGAGGTATCGTCATCAATACTGGTGACCACACTATCATGGGTCGTATCGCCGCCTTGGCTATGAGTCTGGAAAGTGGGCAGACGCCTCTCGGAATTGAAATTGATCACTTCATCGAAATCATCACCGGTGTGTCCGTCTTCTTCGGTGTGACTTTCTTAATCCTCTCCGTCATTCTGGGCTATGGTTGGCTGCCATCCATCATCTTCCTCATTGGAATCATCGTCGCTAATGTGCCAGAGGGCCTTCTGGCTACTGTAACT GTGTGTCTAACTCTGACTGCCAAGCGTATGGCCAAGAAGAACTGCCTGGTGAAGAATCTGGAAGCTGTGGAGACCCTGGGGTCCACCTCCACAATCTGCTCCGACAAGACTGGCACCCTGACCCAGAACAGAATGACTGTGGCTCACATGTGGTTCGACAACCAGATCCATGACGCTGACACGACAGAGAACCAGAGTGGTACCTCTTTCGACAAAAGCTCTGCCACCTGGGCTGCCCTGGCTAGAGTCGCTGGCCTGTGCAACCGAGCCGTCTTCCTGGCAGAACAGAACAACGTACCTATCCTCAAGAGAGATGTGAGTGGTGATGCCTCAGAGACTGCCCTGCTAAAGTGTATCGAGCTGTGCTGTGGGTCTGTCAAAGACATGAGAGAAAAGTACAGCAAAGTCGTTGAGATCCCCTTCAACTCCACCAACAAATACCAG CTCTCCATTCATGAGAACAACACGGCCGGCGAGTCCAATCATTTGCTGGTGATGAAGGGAGCCCCTGAGAGGATCCTGGACAGCTGCTCCACCATCTTGCTCCAAGGCAAAGAACATCCTCTGGATGACGAGATAAAGGAATCATTTCAGAAAGCCTACGAAGCGCTAggaggactgggagagagagtgctGG GTTTCTGCCATTTCCAGCTCCCTGATGACCAGTTTCCAGAAGGCTTTGACTTTGACTGTGAAGATGTGAACTTTCCCACTGAGAATCTGTGCTTCGTTGGCCTCATGTCCATGATTGACCCTCCCCGTGCTGCTGTGCCTGACGCTGTGAGCAAATGCAGGTGTGCTGGAATCAAG GTTATCATGGTCACTGGGGATCATCCCATCACTGCGAAGGCCATTGCCAAGGGTGTGGGCATCATTTCTGAGGGCAACGAGACTGTTGAGGAAATTGCTGCTCGTCTGAAAATCCCAGTTTCTGAGGTCAACCCAAG AGATGCCAAGGCCTGTGTTGTCCATGGTGGAGAGCTGAAGGACATGACCGTCGAAGAGTTGGATGACATCCTGAAGTATCACACTGAGATTGTGTTTGCCAGAACTTCTCCTCAGCAGAAGCTTATTATTGTGGAGGGTTGCCAGCGTCAG GGGGCCATTGTGGCTGTGACAGGTGATGGTGTGAACGATTCCCCTGCTCTAAGGAAGGCTGACATCGGTGTTGCTATGGGTATCGCTGGATCTGACGTCTCCAAGCAGGCTGCAGACATGATCCTCCTGGATGACAACTTTGCCTCCATTGTGACTGGTGTTGAAGAGG GCCGTCTGATCTTTGACAACTTGAAAAAGTCCATCACCTACACCTTGTCAAGTAAAATTCCAGAGATGACCCCCTTCCTCCTCTTGCTCCTCGCCAACATTCCACTGGCCCTAGGGACCGTCACCATCCTCTGCATCGACCTGGGAACTGACATG ATCCCCGCTATCTCCCTGGCCTATGAACAAGCTGAGAACGACATCATGAAGAGACAGCCACGGAACCCCAAAACAGACCGACTGGTGAACGAGAGACTCATTAGTGTGGCCTATGGTCAATTTG GAGTGATGCTGGCAGCAGCCGGCTTCTTCACATACTTTGTAATCATGGCTGAGAACGGGTTCTATCCGATGGATCTGCTAGGAATCCGTTTGGACTGGGAAAACCAGTATATCAACGACTTGGAGGACAGCTACGGCCAGCAGTGG ACATATGAGAGCAGAAAGATTATTGAGTTCACCTGCCACACAGCGTACTTCGCCGCTGTCGTGATTGCACAGTGGGCCGTTTTGATCGTCTGTAAGACCAGGAAGAACTCCTTCTTTCAGCAGGGACTAATGAA GAACCGTGTTCTCATCTTCGGACTTTGTTCGGAATCCGCCCTGGCTCTCTTCCTGTCCTACTGTCCTGGAATGGACATTGCCATCAGAATGTATCCACTCAA GCCTTTCTGGTGGGTATGTGCATTTCCCTACACCCTGCTCATCTTCATCTATGATGAGGTTAGAAAATACATAATGCGACGGAGCCCAGGAG GTTGGGTGTACCAAGAGACATACTATTGA